A single window of Gossypium arboreum isolate Shixiya-1 chromosome 13, ASM2569848v2, whole genome shotgun sequence DNA harbors:
- the LOC128286682 gene encoding G-type lectin S-receptor-like serine/threonine-protein kinase SD2-5 → MLGMPNRFSYEELKNVTNNFSNKLGQGGFGSVFRGILPSGSEVAVKHLVGFGPVKSPSQLKLLVYKYMANGSLDQWIFNKNQEPALGWQIRKKIILDIAKGLAYLHEECNQKILHLDIKSQNILLDENFNAKVSDFGLSKLIGRDQSRVVTTMRGTPGYMAPECSQQVEDRHLVGLFRRKQEMGQLMDLVDKCSDDMLSNAAEVVEMMKVTAWCLQTEYARRPSMSIVVKLFEGSVDVVSNMNEEDLLNGLTHEAMETFASTVLPSMLSGPR, encoded by the exons AAgcttggccaaggtggatttggGTCTGTTTTTCGTGGAATCCTACCTTCAGGTTCTGAAGTTGCGGTGAAGCATCTTGTTGGTTTTGGTCCAGTTAAAAGTCCTTCACAGCTGAA GCTTTTAGTTTACAAGTACATGGCAAATGGCTCCCTAGATCAATGGATCTTCAACAAAAACCAAGAACCTGCTCTTGGATGGCAAATTAGAAAGAAGATAATTCTAGATATAGCCAAGGGATTGGCCTATCTTCATGAAGAATGCAACCAAAAGATACTTCACTTGGACATCAAATCTCAGAATATTCTTTTAGATGAGAATTTTAATGCTAAAGTTTCAGATTTCGGGTTATCTAAGCTAATTGGAAGAGACCAAAGTCGAGTTGTAACAACTATGAGGGGAACCCCTGGTTACATGGCTCCTGAATG CTCTCAACAAGTGGAAGATAGACATTTAGTCGGACTTTTTAGGAGAAAGCAAGAAATGGGGCAACTTATGGATTTAGTCGACAAGTGCAGCGATGATATGCTATCGAATGCAGCAGAAGTTGTAGAGATGATGAAGGTTACCGCATGGTGTTTACAAACTGAATATGCCAGGAGGCCTTCTATGTCCATAGTTGTGAAGCTTTTTGAGGGCTCAGTTGATGTTGTCAGTAACATGAATGAAGAAGATCTTTTAAATGGATTAACACATGAAGCTATGGAGACCTTTGCTTCAACAGTTCTACCCTCAATGTTATCTGGGCCAAGGTGA
- the LOC108461986 gene encoding uncharacterized protein LOC108461986, protein MAVSTPSPVSYLTRIEHTNLFPSKKLQFNPFSPAKNPLTVVSMAPKKKVNKYDSEWEKQWFGAGIFYEGSEEIEVDVFKKLEKRKVLSNVEKAGLLSKAEELGFTLSSIEKLGVFSKAEELGLLSLLEKVAGVSPSTLASAALPALVAALAAIVIIPDDSVGLVAVQVVVAGALVVGAAGLFVGSVVLGGLQEAD, encoded by the exons ATGGCGGTCTCTACACCATCCCCAGTCTCTTACCTTACAAGAATCGAACACACCAATCTGTTTCCTTCCAAAAAACTCCAATTTAACCCCTTTTCTCCCGCCAAAAATCCATTAACAGTCGTCTCCATGGCTCCCAAAAAGAAG gTAAACAAATACGACTCAGAATGGGAAAAACAATGGTTCGGAGCAGGGATTTTTTACGAAGGAAGTGAAGAAATTGAAGTGGATGTGTTTAAGAAACTTGAGAAGAGAAAAGTTCTAAGCAACGTTGAAAAAGCTGGGCTTTTATCGAAGGCGGAGGAGCTTGGTTTCACCCTTTCATCGATAGAGAAACTCGGTGTTTTCTCTAAAGCAGAGGAGCTTGGGTTGCTCAGCTTGTTGGAGAAGGTGGCCGGTGTATCCCCTTCGACGTTGGCTTCTGCTGCACTCCCGGCTTTAGTGGCAGCGTTGGCAGCGATCGTGATCATACCGGATGATTCGGTGGGTTTAGTGGCGGTGCAAGTGGTGGTGGCTGGAGCACTTGTCGTCGGTGCAGCTGGTTTGTTTGTGGGGTCGGTTGTATTGGGTGGTTTACAAGAAGCTGATTAA